One Elaeis guineensis isolate ETL-2024a chromosome 10, EG11, whole genome shotgun sequence genomic window carries:
- the LOC105052336 gene encoding uncharacterized protein, with protein sequence MTESGDSSSTHLKDSSSTSLRRHRHRRRCLILGGACLLLLLVLGVVVLVLYLTLFKPRDPTMKLVSARVEGVSPRVTLPVVRIELNVTLELEVLVHNANRAAFDYAEGHTVLLYRGSLIGDADVEPGRIPPRGDGHVQVKFRVEADRLVTKFLSLIADVAAGEVAFDSSTQIPGRVTFLGFIKRHAVAETECHVGIGVPDLRVKSQECSYKTEL encoded by the coding sequence ATGACTGAATCCGGCGACTCCAGCAGTACCCACCTCAAGGACTCGTCCTCCACCTCGCTCCGCCGCCACCGCCACCGACGGCGCTGCCTCATCTTGGGCGGCgcctgcctcctcctcctcctcgtcctcGGCGTCGTCGTCCTTGTTCTCTACCTCACCCTCTTCAAGCCCCGCGACCCCACCATGAAGCTCGTCTCCGCCCGCGTCGAAGGCGTCTCCCCCCGCGTCACCCTCCCCGTCGTTCGCATCGAACTCAACGTCACCCTCGAGCTCGAGGTCCTCGTCCACAACGCCAACCGTGCCGCCTTCGACTACGCCGAGGGCCACACCGTCCTCCTCTACCGCGGCTCCCTGATCGGCGACGCCGACGTGGAGCCAGGCCGGATCCCGCCGCGGGGGGATGGGCACGTGCAGGTCAAGTTCAGGGTCGAGGCCGACCGACTCGTGACGAAGTTCTTGAGCCTGATTGCGGACGTGGCCGCCGGCGAGGTGGCGTTCGATTCGTCGACGCAGATCCCTGGTCGGGTCACCTTCCTGGGCTTCATCAAGCGCCACGCGGTGGCGGAGACCGAGTGCCACGTCGGCATCGGGGTCCCGGACCTCAGGGTGAAGAGCCAGGAGTGCAGCTACAAGACCGAACTCTGA
- the LOC105052335 gene encoding reticulon-like protein B6 isoform X1, whose amino-acid sequence MAEAAVEETIHEYKGSSSSDSESEKPPSPGFKKKRLFGRKEPVHTVLGGGKPADIVLWRNKQMSASILAGVTVLWLLFECIGYHFLTFICHSLIFFLVVLFLWSNAASFVNRPPPNFPEVILPEDLFLSIVHSVRHKVNETFAIFRYVASGKDLKKFLMVKLQYLISVLCNLPLILSRKIVVQVVTGLWVLSKMGSWFSFLTFFYIVFVLLYSLPALYEKYEDQVDAAAEKAIIQMNKQYAVLDEKLLCKIPRCPFSGKKQH is encoded by the exons ATGGCAGAAGCTGCTGTTGAGGAGACGATCCATGAGTACAAAGGTTCGTCGTCTTCCGATTCGGAAAGCGAGAAGCCGCCATCCCCAGGTTTTAAAAAGAAACGACTGTTTGGAAGGAAGGAACCGGTGCATACCGTCCTTGGCGGAGGAAAAC CTGCTGATATTGTATTATGGAGAAACAAGCAGATGTCAGCAAGTATTCTTGCTGGTGTTACGGTGCTCTGGCTTCTCTTTGAATGCATAGGCTATCACTTCCTTACTTTTATATGTCactctctcatattttttctgGTAGTATTGTTTCTCTGGTCGAATGCTGCATCATTCGTCAACAG gCCCCCTCCAAATTTTCCAGAGGTTATCTTGCCTGAGGACCTGTTCTTAAGCATAGTTCATTCAGTACGACATAAAGTCAATGAAACTTTTGCAATCTTCAGATATGTTGCTTCAGGAAAGGATTTGAAGAAATTTCTCATGGTAAAGCTCCAATACTTAATTTCTGTTTTGTGTAATCTGCCTTTGATTCTCAGCAGGAAAATTGTGGTGCAGGTAGTCACTGGCTTGTGGGTTCTTTCTAAAATGGGCAGTTGGTTCAGTTTTTTGACTTTCTTCTATATTG TTTTTGTGCTTCTGTATTCATTACCTGCACTTTATGAGAAGTATGAGGATCAAGTTGATGCAGCTGCTGAGAAGGCAATAATCCAAATGAACAAGCAATATGCTGTGCTGGATGAGAAACTTCTGTGCAAGATCCCCCGATGCCCATTTTCTGGTAAGAAGCAGCACTAA
- the LOC105052335 gene encoding reticulon-like protein B6 isoform X3, whose amino-acid sequence MAEAAVEETIHEYKGSSSSDSESEKPPSPGFKKKRLFGRKEPVHTVLGGGKPADIVLWRNKQMSASILAGVTVLWLLFECIGYHFLTFICHSLIFFLVVLFLWSNAASFVNRPPPNFPEVILPEDLFLSIVHSVRHKVNETFAIFRYVASGKDLKKFLMVVTGLWVLSKMGSWFSFLTFFYIAAEKAIIQMNKQYAVLDEKLLCKIPRCPFSGKKQH is encoded by the exons ATGGCAGAAGCTGCTGTTGAGGAGACGATCCATGAGTACAAAGGTTCGTCGTCTTCCGATTCGGAAAGCGAGAAGCCGCCATCCCCAGGTTTTAAAAAGAAACGACTGTTTGGAAGGAAGGAACCGGTGCATACCGTCCTTGGCGGAGGAAAAC CTGCTGATATTGTATTATGGAGAAACAAGCAGATGTCAGCAAGTATTCTTGCTGGTGTTACGGTGCTCTGGCTTCTCTTTGAATGCATAGGCTATCACTTCCTTACTTTTATATGTCactctctcatattttttctgGTAGTATTGTTTCTCTGGTCGAATGCTGCATCATTCGTCAACAG gCCCCCTCCAAATTTTCCAGAGGTTATCTTGCCTGAGGACCTGTTCTTAAGCATAGTTCATTCAGTACGACATAAAGTCAATGAAACTTTTGCAATCTTCAGATATGTTGCTTCAGGAAAGGATTTGAAGAAATTTCTCATG GTAGTCACTGGCTTGTGGGTTCTTTCTAAAATGGGCAGTTGGTTCAGTTTTTTGACTTTCTTCTATATTG CTGCTGAGAAGGCAATAATCCAAATGAACAAGCAATATGCTGTGCTGGATGAGAAACTTCTGTGCAAGATCCCCCGATGCCCATTTTCTGGTAAGAAGCAGCACTAA
- the LOC105052335 gene encoding reticulon-like protein B6 isoform X2, protein MAEAAVEETIHEYKGSSSSDSESEKPPSPGFKKKRLFGRKEPVHTVLGGGKPADIVLWRNKQMSASILAGVTVLWLLFECIGYHFLTFICHSLIFFLVVLFLWSNAASFVNRPPPNFPEVILPEDLFLSIVHSVRHKVNETFAIFRYVASGKDLKKFLMVVTGLWVLSKMGSWFSFLTFFYIVFVLLYSLPALYEKYEDQVDAAAEKAIIQMNKQYAVLDEKLLCKIPRCPFSGKKQH, encoded by the exons ATGGCAGAAGCTGCTGTTGAGGAGACGATCCATGAGTACAAAGGTTCGTCGTCTTCCGATTCGGAAAGCGAGAAGCCGCCATCCCCAGGTTTTAAAAAGAAACGACTGTTTGGAAGGAAGGAACCGGTGCATACCGTCCTTGGCGGAGGAAAAC CTGCTGATATTGTATTATGGAGAAACAAGCAGATGTCAGCAAGTATTCTTGCTGGTGTTACGGTGCTCTGGCTTCTCTTTGAATGCATAGGCTATCACTTCCTTACTTTTATATGTCactctctcatattttttctgGTAGTATTGTTTCTCTGGTCGAATGCTGCATCATTCGTCAACAG gCCCCCTCCAAATTTTCCAGAGGTTATCTTGCCTGAGGACCTGTTCTTAAGCATAGTTCATTCAGTACGACATAAAGTCAATGAAACTTTTGCAATCTTCAGATATGTTGCTTCAGGAAAGGATTTGAAGAAATTTCTCATG GTAGTCACTGGCTTGTGGGTTCTTTCTAAAATGGGCAGTTGGTTCAGTTTTTTGACTTTCTTCTATATTG TTTTTGTGCTTCTGTATTCATTACCTGCACTTTATGAGAAGTATGAGGATCAAGTTGATGCAGCTGCTGAGAAGGCAATAATCCAAATGAACAAGCAATATGCTGTGCTGGATGAGAAACTTCTGTGCAAGATCCCCCGATGCCCATTTTCTGGTAAGAAGCAGCACTAA